The Pedobacter roseus genome contains a region encoding:
- a CDS encoding DUF2461 domain-containing protein, which produces MPATPIKIQRSNIDFLVQLKKNNNREWFNERKTEFLAEQANIENFASALLTELNLHDVIETLSGKKSLYRIYRDTRFSTDKTPYKTHWSGSFKRAGKSRRGGYYFHIEKGNTFVGGGFWGPSPADLKLIRDDIAFDAQPLRDIMNDKIFISSFGSLAGEQLKTTPKGFEADHPDIDLLRFKQFLLVKKFDDETVLSDNFVQQMGQAFKDMRPFFDYMSSVLSGDANGE; this is translated from the coding sequence ATGCCAGCTACACCTATAAAAATACAACGTTCCAATATCGATTTTCTAGTACAATTAAAAAAGAACAATAACCGCGAATGGTTTAACGAACGAAAAACCGAATTTCTTGCTGAACAGGCTAATATCGAAAACTTTGCTTCCGCTTTACTAACCGAATTAAATCTTCATGATGTAATCGAAACCCTATCCGGTAAAAAAAGCCTCTACCGCATTTACCGCGATACCCGCTTTTCAACCGATAAAACTCCCTATAAAACCCATTGGAGCGGTAGTTTCAAACGCGCGGGCAAAAGCAGGCGTGGTGGTTATTATTTCCACATCGAGAAAGGAAATACATTTGTAGGCGGCGGATTCTGGGGACCTTCGCCAGCCGACCTGAAACTCATCAGAGATGATATTGCCTTTGATGCACAGCCCCTGCGCGATATCATGAACGATAAAATTTTTATATCTTCCTTTGGCAGCTTAGCAGGAGAACAACTTAAAACCACACCCAAAGGCTTCGAGGCCGATCATCCCGATATCGATCTTTTACGTTTTAAACAATTTTTATTGGTGAAGAAATTTGATGACGAAACAGTATTAAGCGATAATTTCGTCCAGCAAATGGGGCAGGCTTTTAAAGATATGCGTCCATTTTTCGATTACATGAGCAGTGTGTTAAGTGGCGATGCAAATGGAGAATAG